The Pedobacter mucosus genome window below encodes:
- a CDS encoding FixH family protein: MNWGTKIVLGMIAFMLFIVCMVVYMFHVHGRDALIEENYYEKGINYNAEYNARQNVLNDHAKPVITITQNQIIIQIKESANYDLILMRPSNNLDDVKMKGKTTGSANLILVDKTKMPKGLWFLNLQWSCGNKDYLYKTNITL, translated from the coding sequence ATGAACTGGGGAACAAAAATAGTGCTTGGAATGATTGCATTCATGTTATTTATTGTCTGCATGGTGGTTTATATGTTTCATGTTCACGGAAGAGATGCCCTGATTGAAGAAAATTATTACGAAAAGGGAATCAATTATAATGCAGAATACAATGCAAGGCAAAATGTATTAAATGATCATGCAAAACCAGTGATTACCATTACACAGAATCAAATTATAATTCAGATAAAAGAAAGCGCGAATTACGATCTCATTTTAATGCGTCCATCTAACAATCTGGATGATGTTAAAATGAAAGGAAAAACGACCGGGAGCGCTAATCTCATTCTAGTTGATAAAACCAAAATGCCCAAAGGCTTGTGGTTCTTGAACTTGCAGTGGAGCTGTGGAAATAAAGATTATCTCTACAAAACAAATATCACCCTGTGA
- the ccoG gene encoding cytochrome c oxidase accessory protein CcoG: protein MMLPESKTEAKNQGRNFLYPKKPNGKLYAKRKWVSYILLLFLFSCPFLRLNGEQLVLLNFIERKFVFFGLIFTPQDFYLFALAMLIFIMFIVCFTVVLGRLWCGWACPQTIFMEMIFRRIEYWIEGDASKQKKLDEGEWSAEKIFKKGAKHLIFLIISFAIANTFLAYMIGSDALIKIITEPIAGHVSGFISIWLFTLIFYAVFAYVREVVCTVICPYGRLQGVLLDNQSLVVAYDFTRGEPRGRLQKEASSLKKGDCIDCNLCVQVCPTGIDIRQGTQLECINCTACIDSCNEVMLKIGKPRNLIGFFNQDFINERKSYKVGLKSYGYVAVLCIVLIIFSSLIYKREDIQTTVLRASGTLYQSRGADQTSNLYNAELVNKTNKTLMFRFRSQNSGDKIDFIQKADILPKEGSAHVTFFLIRKNSTIKKYKTDAVFEILVDGEVLSTATTSFFAPPKGE, encoded by the coding sequence ATGATGTTACCAGAAAGTAAAACCGAAGCTAAGAATCAGGGCAGGAATTTTCTCTACCCCAAAAAACCGAATGGCAAATTATACGCCAAGCGTAAATGGGTAAGTTATATTTTACTTTTGTTCTTGTTTTCGTGCCCATTTTTGAGACTTAATGGAGAACAATTGGTGCTCTTAAATTTTATTGAGCGAAAATTTGTTTTCTTCGGATTGATTTTTACACCACAGGATTTCTACCTTTTTGCCCTTGCGATGCTCATTTTCATAATGTTTATTGTGTGCTTTACTGTTGTGCTGGGTAGATTATGGTGCGGTTGGGCCTGTCCACAAACCATTTTTATGGAAATGATTTTCCGAAGGATTGAATACTGGATTGAAGGCGATGCAAGCAAACAAAAAAAATTAGATGAGGGCGAATGGAGTGCAGAAAAAATATTTAAAAAAGGAGCTAAACATTTAATTTTTCTAATCATTTCTTTTGCCATTGCCAATACTTTTCTGGCCTATATGATCGGTTCGGACGCATTGATTAAAATTATAACCGAACCCATTGCTGGTCATGTTTCCGGATTTATTTCCATTTGGCTTTTTACGTTAATATTCTATGCCGTGTTCGCCTATGTACGTGAAGTAGTTTGTACGGTAATCTGTCCTTATGGTCGGTTACAAGGTGTTTTATTAGATAACCAAAGCCTAGTTGTGGCTTACGATTTTACAAGAGGAGAACCTCGGGGTCGATTGCAGAAAGAAGCTTCATCATTAAAAAAAGGCGATTGTATTGATTGCAATCTATGTGTGCAAGTTTGCCCAACGGGAATCGACATTAGACAGGGAACGCAGCTCGAGTGTATAAATTGTACGGCCTGCATTGATTCTTGCAATGAGGTAATGCTTAAGATCGGTAAGCCGAGAAATCTGATCGGGTTTTTCAATCAGGATTTCATTAATGAGAGAAAATCCTATAAAGTTGGCTTAAAATCATATGGTTATGTAGCGGTTCTATGTATTGTATTGATTATTTTTTCTTCCCTGATCTACAAGCGGGAAGACATCCAGACTACTGTATTGAGGGCCAGCGGAACATTGTATCAAAGTAGAGGAGCTGATCAAACCAGCAACCTCTACAATGCCGAGCTCGTTAATAAGACCAATAAAACATTGATGTTTAGGTTCAGGTCGCAGAATAGTGGTGATAAAATCGATTTTATTCAAAAGGCAGATATATTACCAAAAGAGGGGTCAGCTCACGTTACTTTCTTTTTGATTAGAAAAAACAGTACCATTAAGAAATACAAGACAGATGCCGTTTTTGAAATCCTTGTTGATGGTGAGGTTTTGAGTACAGCGACCACAAGTTTTTTTGCACCCCCTAAAGGGGAGTAG
- a CDS encoding sulfite exporter TauE/SafE family protein, producing the protein MDYLPLAFLMGLFGSLHCAVMCGPIMLGMPFKKISIVESGFQLLLYQFGRILVYTLLGLMVGVLGNSIKVFSNQKILSLAIGIVLVVFTALQFSQRYKNQYLKIQVKVLNPVSKLMGKVFNLSMWGLFAGMLNGIIPCGMVYLALATALNTGDVESGAIFMFLFGLGTAPLMMMISLGGIFLKKFIRFNTNKLVPWFMFFMGILFILRAADLGIPFLSPKTTNSFSHSVECK; encoded by the coding sequence ATGGATTATTTACCATTGGCATTTTTAATGGGCTTGTTTGGGAGCCTGCATTGTGCTGTAATGTGCGGACCTATTATGCTCGGGATGCCCTTTAAAAAGATAAGTATAGTAGAATCCGGATTTCAGCTTTTGCTCTATCAATTCGGACGGATATTGGTTTATACGCTCTTGGGGCTAATGGTTGGTGTGTTAGGGAATAGCATAAAAGTATTTAGCAATCAGAAAATATTAAGTTTGGCTATCGGAATTGTGCTGGTTGTGTTTACAGCTTTGCAATTTAGCCAACGCTATAAGAATCAGTATCTGAAAATTCAAGTTAAGGTATTAAATCCAGTTAGCAAATTGATGGGTAAGGTTTTCAATTTATCCATGTGGGGATTGTTTGCAGGGATGCTTAATGGTATAATTCCTTGTGGCATGGTTTATCTCGCATTAGCAACTGCCTTAAATACAGGGGATGTTGAATCTGGAGCCATCTTTATGTTTCTTTTTGGTTTGGGTACGGCGCCCTTAATGATGATGATTTCCTTGGGTGGAATATTTCTGAAAAAATTTATCCGCTTCAACACTAATAAACTTGTGCCCTGGTTTATGTTTTTTATGGGCATTTTATTCATCTTAAGGGCTGCAGACTTAGGTATTCCTTTTTTATCGCCAAAAACCACCAACTCATTTAGCCATTCAGTAGAATGCAAATAG